In the genome of Candidatus Reidiella endopervernicosa, one region contains:
- a CDS encoding TonB family protein encodes MSLRNDTRAFTIMLLISFAAHIAVAVQMPRNPWADLTEKLAPITLKIKLMAPKPAPKPLPKVEKKPPPKPRPKPEVEPPKPKPVAVKPKPVEPPKPKPKPVVKPKPKPMPVVEPEPIVEPEPLKVVETEPVVEPEPVEIVEAEPVEVVEEVPVEVFEPVEVATVVEPVAVAAAEPVVAAPPPASSGPSPEQMASAKADYLARLVKHIESNKFYPSAARRRRIEGAVDVAFQIDQRGEITELSCDGKNRLLHKAACKAIESSRPLPEPPSALGARLPISFSMVYALR; translated from the coding sequence ATGAGCCTCCGCAACGACACCCGCGCCTTCACGATTATGCTGCTGATCTCCTTCGCGGCACATATCGCCGTGGCAGTTCAGATGCCACGAAATCCGTGGGCCGATCTGACCGAGAAGCTGGCACCGATTACGCTGAAGATTAAACTGATGGCGCCGAAACCGGCCCCGAAACCGCTTCCCAAGGTGGAGAAAAAACCGCCGCCTAAGCCCAGGCCGAAACCGGAGGTGGAGCCGCCGAAACCGAAACCAGTGGCGGTTAAACCCAAGCCTGTCGAGCCGCCCAAGCCGAAGCCCAAGCCGGTGGTTAAACCGAAACCGAAACCGATGCCGGTTGTAGAACCGGAACCGATTGTGGAGCCTGAGCCGCTGAAGGTGGTCGAAACAGAACCTGTTGTTGAGCCGGAACCCGTTGAAATTGTTGAGGCGGAGCCAGTTGAGGTTGTCGAAGAAGTACCTGTCGAGGTGTTTGAACCGGTTGAGGTTGCCACGGTAGTCGAGCCTGTTGCGGTGGCCGCAGCGGAGCCGGTTGTGGCGGCACCACCACCCGCCTCCAGCGGTCCCTCACCCGAGCAGATGGCGAGCGCCAAGGCGGACTATCTCGCTCGCCTGGTGAAACATATCGAGAGCAACAAGTTCTACCCCTCGGCGGCACGTCGTCGTCGCATCGAGGGGGCGGTCGATGTCGCCTTTCAGATCGATCAACGAGGTGAGATTACCGAGCTCTCCTGCGATGGAAAAAACCGCCTGCTGCACAAGGCGGCCTGCAAGGCGATCGAGTCGAGTCGACCCCTGCCTGAACCACCATCGGCACTCGGAGCGCGACTGCCTATCAGCTTCTCAATGGTCTATGCACTGCGTTAA
- a CDS encoding Crp/Fnr family transcriptional regulator yields the protein MALLGGKEQFQKWMDSSPTFNTGSLITSAHALKQVVERFANHAFIPVENRLAGLLIEKMGEEQNIKIKQSDLAIELGTAREIASRHLSRWQNGA from the coding sequence ATGGCTCTGCTGGGCGGAAAGGAGCAGTTTCAGAAGTGGATGGATAGCTCCCCGACTTTCAACACTGGATCTTTAATAACGTCGGCTCACGCTTTAAAACAGGTCGTCGAACGCTTTGCCAACCACGCGTTTATCCCCGTGGAAAACCGCCTGGCCGGACTGCTGATCGAAAAGATGGGTGAAGAGCAGAACATCAAAATCAAACAATCCGATCTCGCCATTGAGCTTGGCACGGCCAGGGAGATTGCCTCCCGCCATTTATCGCGCTGGCAAAACGGGGCTTAA
- a CDS encoding cyclic nucleotide-binding domain-containing protein — MAAYAMELKPSEQRVLSDIFPSVAEVPGLSDYAWNKQAFKSGDVLFKPGQPCNRFVLLGHGTIRVQLQNDQGRNLLLYRIEPGQLCIHSLINLINDQNFSYITSADSDGWLCWAERSSFRSGWIAPRLSTLDL, encoded by the coding sequence ATGGCTGCATACGCAATGGAATTAAAACCGTCTGAACAACGCGTCCTGTCCGACATATTTCCCAGCGTCGCGGAGGTGCCGGGTTTAAGTGATTACGCATGGAACAAGCAGGCATTCAAAAGCGGCGATGTTCTGTTCAAACCTGGCCAACCCTGTAATCGTTTTGTCCTGTTGGGCCATGGAACTATTCGCGTGCAACTACAGAATGATCAGGGACGAAATCTGCTGCTCTATCGCATTGAGCCGGGGCAATTGTGCATTCACTCACTGATCAACCTGATCAATGATCAGAATTTCAGCTATATCACCTCAGCCGATAGTGATGGATGGCTCTGCTGGGCGGAAAGGAGCAGTTTCAGAAGTGGATGGATAGCTCCCCGACTTTCAACACTGGATCTTTAA